TCTTGGCTATCGTATTCTTTGTGATGAAAGCGATGAGCGGAGATGCAGGTATCAAGGTGGCCGTCGACAAAACCTATTACCGGGACATCACAGAGCTTGTCAGCGCTTCGGGAAAAGTATACCCGGAAATAGAGGTCAAGGTGAGTTCCGACGTTAGCGGGGAAGTCACGGAGCTGTTGGTCAAGGAAGGAGATACTGTTAAAAAAGGCCAGGTGGTGGCCCGTATTTACGCCGACATTTACAATTCCAGCCGCCAGCGCGCCGAAGCCATCGTCGACCAGCAGCAAGCCTCAGTGGACAATTCCAGGGCGTCCATTGCCAGCTATAAAGCCCAACTGGACCAGGCCGAAGCCGCATTTAACCGCGAAAAAACCCTCCTGGACGAAAAGGTGGTTTCCCGGTCCGAATTCGAAACGACCCAAAGCCAATACCTCACCGCCCAGGCCAACTATAACGCCGCCCTCCAGAACGTACGCAGCGGCCAGGCCGGCGTCATTTCCGCCCGGGCCAGCCTGACAGAGGCAGACAAAGACCTCTCCCGGACCATCATCCTGGCACCCATGGACGGGCTTGTTTCGCTGCTCAGTGTCAAAAAAGGCGAACGCGTTGTGGGGACCGCGCAAATGGCGGGTACCGAGATGATGCGCGTGGCCGATATGAGCCAGATCGAAGTCCAGGTGGACGTAGGAGAAAACGATATTCCCAAGGTCCGCATCGGGGACAGCGCCCAAGTAGAGGTAGACGCCTACAACAACCGGAAGTTCCGGGGCGTGGTCACGCAGATCGCCAACGGCAATGCCGCCCTGACCTCTTCCGTAACCACCACGACCAGCAATACCGATGTCACCAACTATAAGGTACACGTCCGGTTGATCCCGTCCTCCTATAAAGACCTGATCGTACCCCACAAATCGTTTCCTTTCCGCCCTGGTATGAGCGCCAGTGCCGACATCGAGACGCGGAGCAAAACCCACGTCCTGGCCGTCCCCATTCTTTCGGTGACAACAGCCGCCCCCGAAGGCCTTTCCGCCAAGACACAGGCCGCCGAAAAGAAAGAGCTGGCGGCTTCGCGGGGTGACGATGCCTCCGGCGCGCCCAACGACCTCATGGAAGTCCTGTTCCAGGTACGTGGCGACACCGTACGGAGAATTACCGTGACCACGGGTATCCAGGACAACGACTATATCGAAATCCTGAGTGGCATTCAACCCGGAGACACGGTGGTGAGCGCGCCCTTCAACGCCATCAGCAAGGAACTGAAAACCGGTACAAAAATCAAGATTACCCCCAAGGAAAAATTGTTTGAAATCAAGGATTGATGAGTCAAGAGCCTTCCATCGGCCTCATCGGAAGCGGTAGCTGGGCCACCGCGCTTGCAAAGATCCTCACCGACAAGGGAAACCCCCTGCGCTGGTGGATCAGGAGCGCGGCTTCCGTACAACACTTTTTGCAAAGACGGCACAACCCTGCCTACTTAAGTTCGGTCAATTTCGACACCAGCCTCCTTACCCTGGACACCGATGTCTCCGTCATCGTCCGGGATGCGGACCTGGTCGTCCTGGCCGTCCCCTCCGCTTATATGGAAGAAACGCTGTCCGTGCTACCGGCCGACGCCTTCCGGGGTAAAAAGGTTATTTCCGCCGTCAAGGGCATCCTGCCCGTCGGACACCGTTTGCTCAACGACTACCTGGAAGAACGTTTTCACGTTCCGCTCTCCGACTATTTTACGATCATGGGCCCCTGTCACGCCGAAGAAGTGGCCGCGGAAAAGCTCTCCTACCTCACGTTTTCGGGGATCGACCCCGCGGCCACGGCCCGCATCGCCCAGCGTTTCAACACCCCCTATCTCAATACCGTCGTCAACGATGACGTCTACGGGGTGCAATACGCCGCCGTACTAAAGAACATTTACGCCCTCGGGGCCGGGATCGCCCACGGTCTTGAATACGGTGACAACTTCCTCAGCGTCCTCATCGCCAACAGCGCCGACGAGATGGCCTCCTTTCTACGCAGGGTCGGTGCCAGGAATATGGAGGTCGGCGTCCACCACCTCATCCCCGGTGTCAGCCAGAGTCCCTTGCGCAAAACCGCCAACTACGCCGCCTCCGTCTATTTGGGCGACCTCCTCGTGACCTGCTACTCCCTGTACAGCCGGAACCGCACCTTTGGCAATATGATCGGCAAGGGATACAGCGTCCGGGCCGCCCAGCTCGAAATGAACATGGTGGCCGAGGGATACAACGCCAGCCGGAGCCTTTTTGAAATTAACAAAGAAATAGGAGCCGACATGCCCATCGCTTCCGCCGTGTATCGCATTCTGTGGGAAGGACTTCCGCCGGGCGAAGCCTTCCGGCGGATGGAAGGGGGGCTGATCTAGGGTTGGTCTTTCGCCGGGATTGTTGTAGCTTTAGGGTAGGAAAATTTCAGGAATATGCCGTTCTCATTTACAGGTTTCGGTGGTGTGGGTATTCTGGTCCTTGTGGGGCTGGCGGTCCTCCTTCAGGTCGGCCGGTGGATCAATGAGCGGTTGCACCACGGGCGCTAGCCCGGGTCCGCCTCCCCTGCGGCGGGTTCCTCGAAGAACAAGTCCGACGCAATCCCGTCGGCGAATAATTTCCCTTCCTTCGTCAGTATTCGATTTGATCCTGCGCTGAGCATCCAGCCTTTGGCTTCCATGCTTTTGGCTTGCTGCTCGATGATTCCTCTTTCGGCTTTGCCCCACTCCCTTTCGACCCGCTCCAGGTCCAGCCCTTCCATGGTGCGGATCGAGATCATGATATACTCGTTTAATCGCTGGACGGGGGTGAGGGCTTCCACTTCGAAGGGGATCTCTCCTTTTGCGATCGCCTCCAGGTACAGCGCATTGTTGGACACATTCCATCGCCGGTTCCGCCCGTCGAAGGAATGGGCCGACGGCCCGAGCCCTAAGTACGGCACACCCTGCCAGTAGCTGCTGTTGTGGCGGCTCCGGTGACCCGGCAGGGCGAAATTGGAAATTTCGTAGTGTTCGTAACCCGCGTCTTTTAGCGTGTCCATGACCAGGAGGAACTGCCGTGCCTGGACCTCGGGGTCGATGGGGGGCATCTTGCCGCGGCGGATGTCCTTGTCCAGCGCGGTCCGGGGCTCCACCGTGAGGGCGTAGCAGCTCAGGTGTGGGCAACCCAGCGCGATGGCCTCGGCCAGGTTTTCTTTGAGCGCATCGTCGCTCAACCCCGGGGTCCCGTAAATAAGGTCGATGGAATCGTGGTCGAAACCGGCTGCCCTTGCCGCCCGGATCGCTTCCCGCGCCTGCCCCGCATTGTGTGCGCGGTTCATCCATTGCAGGTCCGCGTCCCGGAAGGACTGGACGCCGATGCTGAGGCGGTTGATCCCGGCGCGTTTCCAGGCTTCCAGTTTTTCTGCGCCGATGTCGTCGGGGTTGGCTTCGAGGGTCACCTCGGCGCCTTCGGCCACCGCGTAGCGGTGCCTCACGGCGTCCAGCAGACGCTGTAGGGCGGTGTCCGGCAGCAGGGAGGGCGTGCCGCCGCCGAGGTAGACGGTGCCTACGTGCGGCGCGCCTTTGCGCCCTGCGTCACCCGCGCCTGCGGCGGTGCCGCTGCTACGCGGAGCGGCGCCCTCGCGCCCAGCGCCTGCTGCGCCCTCCAGGAACCCCGCCGCGAGGTCCATCTCGCGGATGAGGGCGTCCACCATGCGGTCGATGGTGCCCAGGGACGTACTGAAATGGAAGTTACAGTAGTGGCATGCCTTCCGGCAAAAAGGAATATGTATGTAGATACCGGCCAATAAATATGGTTTAGACGCGTTAAAGCCTAGTTTTGCGTTCGTACCACTGATGCTGAAAAACCTGCTGCCCATACTGCTGTTGTCGGGTGGGGTCCTCCGGGGCCTCGCGCAGGTCGTGCCGCCTTCCGGCGCTGGCAGGGTGGAAGCCCCCAAGGGGCAGGTGTATCCGCTGACGGTGGTCGCGGCCAGCAAAGATAGCGCAGCCAGCAAAGATAGCACCGCCGGCGTGGACCGTCCGGGTCTTCAGCAAACTTTTCCCGACCGTATTTCCTGTTTCCGTTATGTAAACGGTCTGGCGGCCTTGTTGCAGGCGCAGGGATATATTGCGGCTTCGGTGGATTCTACCAGTTTTACAAAAGACGGGGCGCGCATCGTTTTGTACGTGGGACGCCGCTACCGGTGGGGCAGCCTGGTCGACCGGATCGATCCCGTGATCCTGGAGCAGCTCCATTTCGACGACCAGAAAGCGTGGCGGCGGCCCATCCAGTGGAAGGTGCTGGCGGGGCTGGAGACGGGCGTGGTTGAATATTGTGCACAGCATGGCTATCCGTTTGCCCGGGTAGGGCTGGACAGTGTCCGGTTCGACGGGGATACCGTGGACGCCGTCATCCGGCTGGACAAGGGGTATCTTTACCGGATCGATAGCATCCGTTTGTTTGGGAACGTCAAAGTCAATAAGGAGTTTCTTTACCGGTACCTGGATATACCCCCGGGGTCGCCTTATGACCAGAACAAGCTGAACACCGTGAGCTCGCGCATCCTGGCCTTGTCTTACGTACAGGAGGAGAAACCCTGGACCCTGCGGATGACGGGTACGGGGGCTGTCCTGGACCTTTACCTCAAGCCAAAGCGGAACAACCAGATTGACGGGATGCTGGGGCTTCTTCCGACGACCGCGGCGGACGGTTCCACCACTACCCAGGTGGTAGGAGAGCTCAAGCTGCAGTTACAAAATGCGTTTGGCAACGGGGAAGGGATCAGCGTGAACTGGCAGCAGCTCCAGCCCCAGACACCCCGGCTGAACCTGGGGTTTCAACAGCCTTACCTGTTCCAGTCGCCTTGGGGGGTGAGTACGACCTTCGACCTGCTCAAAAAAGATTCGTCTTACCTGAACATCAATTTCAAGATAGGAGGCACGCTGGCGCTGAGTACGCAGCGCACGCTCACCCTTTTCCTTCAACTTTTCGGCTCCAGCCTCCTTAACGTGGATACCAATACCGTCAAGGCGACCCACCAGCTCCCCGACGTGCTGGACATGGGGACGACGTTCATCGGCATCGCTTATGACTGGAGGAACACCGATTACGTATACAATCCCCGGAAGGGGAATGAGCTGAGCCTGGTTTTCCTGGGCGGGCGAAGGCGTATCAAGGAGAACACGTCCATTACGCAACTCCAGGACACTTCCGGTTTCAATTATTCCTCCTTGTACGATACCGTGCCGCTCATCAGCTATCAACTCAAGGCCCAACTGGGCATCGCACATTATTTCCCCCTGGGACGGCAAAGCACGCTGCGTACGGCGTTTAACGGCGGGTGGCAGGTCAGCCCCCAGTTGTACACCAACGAGCTCTTCCAGATCGGCGGGTACAAGCTGCTCCGGGGGTTTGACGAGGAGAGCATCTATGCTTCCCAATACCTCGAAGGATCCCTGGAGTACCGGATCCTGATCGGTCAGAATTCCTATTTCTTTGGTTTTACCGATGGGGCGTGGGTGCGCAACCAAAGCGTGGGAAACGACCTGAACACGACACTTTTGGGGGTAGGGTTCGGGATTAACCTGGAAACAAAGGCCGGGATGTTTAATATCAGCTTCGCCGAAGGCGAGGGGAATGGTGAAAATTTTAACTTTGGCAATACCAAGGTCCATATAGGCTACGTAAACTTTTTTTGATGGCTTCGCTGCGCTGCTTTGTTTTTCTTTGGTGTTGTCTGGCCGGCCTGGCGGGCCGGGCCCAGGACTCGGGCGGGACCGCACCGGTCCGGCAGGACACCGTCCTCCGCACCCCCGTTTTGGATTCCGCCGCCCGGGCGGCGCACCGGGATTCGGTCCGGCGGCGCCGGGCACTTCGCGATACCCTGGCGGCCCGCGCGCGCCGGGATTCCATTCAACTGGCCGTCCGCGACTCCGTCCGGCGGGATTCGCTTCGCCGGGATTCGATCGCACATACAGGAGCTGTGGTCAAGCGTGACAGCCTCGCCAACGCACCGGTTGGAGCCGGCACACCGGGTGGAAATGCTACCGCCCCCGCGGCGGCCCCGGCCCCCCCGGCGGCGCCCGTTCGCCCGGACACAAAGGCGGGCATTCCCAAAATCAGGGTCGGGCGTGACCTTTTGTTCTATGTCGTCCTTTTGCTGGCTCTTTGGATGGGAATCCTCAAATCGGGCTACCAGAAATACTATGACGATTTGTTCACGGTCTTTTTCCGGAGCAGCCTCCGCCAGCATCAGATCAGGGAACAGTTGCTCCAGGCCCGGTTGCCGTCCCTTTTGTACAACTTGTTTTTTGTGGGGTGCGCGGGGACCTTTCTCTACCTGCTGGCCGTTCCCTACGCGGCCCGCCTGGGTCATCCCGAATGGCAGATTTGGATCGCCGCGATCGGAGCGGTCGCCCTTTTATACGCAGTAAAATTCGTAGGACTCAAGCTCTCGGGATGGGTGTTCGGCATGACCGGGGCAGTGGATACGTATATATTTATCGTATTCCTGGTCAACAAGATATTGGGGGTTGCGCTGCTCCCCATCGTCGTCTTGCTGGCTTTTGCCCAGGATCCCTTGCAGTCGGCTGCTGCCACCCTGGGGGTTATGCTGGTGGCCGGGATGTTAATTTATCGTTTTATCCGTTCTTACCGCCCGGTCTGGGAGGAGGTGCAAATGAGCCGTTTCCATTTTTTTCTGTACCTTTGCGCCTTTGAAATCGCGCCGCTATTGCTGATCTACAAAACAATGCTTAAGCTATTGTGATTATTCTTTAATTTTGTATTCATCATATCTAAATCCGGTATGGTAAAAAACGGGCAGAAGAAATCCTCGTCTGGAAAGATTGTAAAAAGCATCCTGATTACCCAACCTAGGCCCGACTCCGAAAAGTCTCCCTATTTCGAGTTGGCTAAGAAGTATGACGTGCAGTTGGATTTCCACCCGTTCATCCGGGTGGAGGGGGTCGTTTCCAGAGACTTCCGCAAACAAAAGATCGACATTGCGGGCTATTCGGCAGTCATCTTCACGAGCCGGAATGCCATCGATCATTTCTTCCGTATTTGTGAGGAAATGAAGGTCAGCGTCTCTCAGGATACCAAGTATTTTTGCATCGCGGAAGCGGTGGCCTTGTACCTTCAGAAATTCATTCTCTACCGGAAGCGAAAAGTGTTTTACGGGGCGGACGGGACGAACAAGAGCCTGTTCGACGTGATCAACAAACACAAGGACAACGAAAAGTTCCTGTATCCCTGCTCGGAAACCCAGGACAACGAGATCACGACCTGGCTGAAGAACAACCGTTGCGAGTACGCCACACCGGTATTATACCGCACCGTGAGCAACAACGTCAAAGACCTGCTCGGCGGTAACGAATACGATATTATATGCTTTTTCACCCCCAGCGGCGTAAAAAGCCTTTTTGAAAATATGCCGGATTTCCGTCAGAACGGGACAAAGATCGGGGCCTTTGGTTCAAACACATCCAAGGCTGTCGAAGATGCAGGGCTTCACCTGGACATCAAGGCTCCGGAGCCCGAGGCACCCAGCATGGTGGCGGCGTTGGAGCGGTACCTTAAGCTTGTCAAAGAGTAAATTATTTTAGCATACGCTATGTGGGAAGTGGGTCGTTGGACCCACTTCTCGTGTTTTCGAAAACACCTTTTATGAACCGACTTGCCACGGAAAGCAGCCCCTACCTGCTGCAACACGCGCACAATCCCGTCGACTGGTATCCCTATGGGGAAGAGGCATTGACAAGGGCCGTGGCGGAGGACAAACCGATCCTGGTCAGCGTCGGGTATGCCGCCTGCCATTGGTGTCACGTCATGGAAAGGGAGAGCTTCGAACAGCAGGACGTGGCCGCGCTGATGAATGCCCATTTCATCAACATCAAGATCGATCGCGAGGAAAGACCCGACCTCGACCACATCTATATGGACGCCCTCCAGGCCATGACGGGGAGCGGCGGATGGCCCCTCAACCTTTTTTTGACGCCTGACGGGCGGCCGTTTTTTGGGGGAACGTATTTCCCGCCGGTCCGGGCTTATGGAAGACTCTCCTGGAAAGAGACACTCCAGGAGGTCGCCCGCGCTTTTGCCGGCAGGCGGCAGGAGATCGAGACCCAGGCAGACCAGCTGACCGAGCATTTATCGGTGTCCAATGCCTTTGGGTTGTCTGCCCAACCCGGTCTTGTCACCAGGAGCCAGATCGACACGATGTACGGCGCCCTGATGCAGCAGGCTGACCGGGAAGAAGGTGGTTTTGGACGGCCCCCTAAGTTTCCCCAAACCTTTTCCTTGTTGTGGTTGATCCGGCATGCCCATTTTACCGGGGAGCAGGAGGGGCTGACCCATGCCCTGTCCAGCCTGGATCACCTGTTGAACGGAGGGATTTATGACCAGTTGGGGGGCGGCATGGCCCGGTACAGTACGGATCGTGGGTGGCTGGTACCCCATTTTGAAAAAATGTTGTACGACAATGCGCTCCTGGTCAGCGTCCTTTGCGAGGCCTACGGGTGTACGCGCGAAACCCGTTTCCGGGACGGGATCCGGGATGTGCTGGCGTTTGTCCGCCGGGAATGGATGACACCGGACGGCTTGTTTTGTGCCGCCTGGGACGCCGACAGCGAAGGGGTGGAAGGAAAATATTATACCTGGACGAAGGGTGAGATCGACGCCCTTCTGGGGGAGGATGCCGGCACCTTTTGCCGGTTGTTCGGGGTAACGGAGGAGGGGAACTGGGAAGGGGTCAACATCCTTCACCGGCCCGCCGTTGTCCCGGCTGACGAACAAGGCCTGGTGGAGCGCTGCCGCCGGATCCTGCTGGATGCCCGCCAGGACCGGGTCCCCCCGCTCCTGGACGACAAACAGATCCTCAGTTGGAACGCCTTGATGAACAAAGCCTTTTCCCAGGCCTTTGCGGCCACGGGGGAGGAGGGCTACCGGCAAACGGCCGTGGAACACATGACCTCTTTGTTACGCCATTACCGGCTTGTGGATGGACTCGGCCATGTGTACAAAAATGGTACCGTACGGTATCCGGCTTTTCTGGACGACTACGCCTACCTTATACAGGCTTTGCTGTTGTTGCAGGAGATCACGGCAGACCCCGTCTACCTCCGGGAAGCCAAAGACTGGACGGAATACGTCGTGGCGCACTTCAGCGAGCCTTCCAGCGGTTTTTTCTTTTATACCCACGCCGGCCAAAAAGACGTTCTGTTCCGGAAAAAAGAGATCTATGACGGGGCGACGCCCTCCGGTAACGCGGTGATGGCCTGGAACTTATGGTATCTTTCCGTCATCCTGGACCAGCCGGGCTGGCGCACCAGGGCCGAGACCATGCTGCAAGGCGTTCTGCAGGCGGCGACCCGGTACCCGACTTCTTTTGGGGTCTGGGCGGACCTGGCGCTCCAGGCTTTGTTCGGCTGGAATGAGGTGGCTATAGTGGGCCACAGCTATGCAGAAACCCTCCAGGCCGTTCTTGGCCACTATATCCCCAACCGGGTTCTCCAGGCTGGAGCCAAAGGAGACCCCAGTTTCCCGCTGCTGGAAGGCAAAAAAGCCCCGCCAGAGGCAACCTGGATCTACCTCTGCCGTAATTATACGTGCGCGGCACCCGTTGCCGACGCCGACGCCCTGATGCAACAAATAAGACGGGAGACACAATAACGATGGGTCCGGGAACGTTTAAAAAGAGTTAAAAATATCACGGTAAAAATTTTTTATTTCTTATTATTTTTTATAGAATTGTGGACATTTTGCATGGTTTCCGCTTTGTAAACTGTACAACTGTCCAATACCTATATGAAAATTTTGACAATGAAGAACCAATTACTAGGCCTTGTGGCTGTCGCTTCGCTTACCCTTGCATCCTGCGGCAAAAGCGGACAATCTTACAAAGATGATGGTCAACTTCGGGGAGTCGCCTATGGCAAGGCCAACAACCTTACCAAGCCCTACGGTATGGTCTATGTCCCCCAGGGTACCTTCCACATGGGGCCCAGTGATGAGGACATCAACTATGCCTTTACCGCAAGGAACAGGCAGGTGTCTATCAGCGGGTTTTGGATGGACGCCACCGAAATTACCAATAGCGAATACCACCAGTTCACCAACTGGGTGAGGGATTCCATCGCCGCCAAGCTGCTGGGCTATGTCAAGCAGACGGACGGCGAAGAATTCATTGACTGGAAGCGTGCCCGCACCATTTTCTCCAAACCCGACAAGGGCACCACGGAGAAGCTGGACGCCATGATGCTGACCACCGACAACCGGATTTTTGGACGCCGGGAAATCGATGCGGACAAGCTGGTCTATGAGTACGAGGACTTCAACTTCAAGGCCGCCGCTTACCGGAAGCCCAATGAACCCCGCTCCAAATTCATCGTCAAGGAACCGATCAAGATTTACCCGGATACCCTGGTTTGGGTAAGGGACTTCTCCTATTCCTATAACGAGCCCATGGCTCAGCGCTATTACTCCCACCCTGCTTACGCCGACTACCCGGTCGTAGGGGTGAACTGGAAGCAAGCCACCGCTTTCTGTAACTGGCGCACCCACTACCTCAACTCCTTCCTGGAGTCGAAAAAGAAACCGACCGAATCCAGTTTCCGTCTTCCGACCGAAGCGGAATGGGAATACGCCGCCCGTGGCGGCCGCAGCCAATCCCTCTTCCCCTGGGGTAGCTATTATCTCCGTAACAAAAAAGGGTGTCTCTTAGCCAACTTCAAACCCGGTCGTGGTAACTATCCCGAAGACGGTGCGCTGTATACCGCCCGTGCCGATGCTTACTGGCCCAACGACTTTGGTCTGTACAACATGGCGGGGAACGTATCCGAGTGGACCTCCTCCCTGTACTACGAAGGCGCGTACACCTTTATGCACGACATGAACCCCGATATTCGCTGGAATGCCCAGGATTCCGACCCTCCCCGTATGAAACGCAAGGTCATTCGCGGGGGTAGCTGGAAGGACGTAGGTTACTTCCTCCAGGTGGGCACCCGCGCTTACGAATACCAGGACACGGCCAAGTCTTACATTGGTTTCCGTTGCGTCATCGACCTGCCCGCGGCCAAATAATCCCGAACTTAACACACAACTCTTTTTAATCCCATTATCCTAAACTCGACTAAACAGATTAACTATGTTATTCTTCAAGACCAAGCGCGGCCAGTCCGTCATGAATTTTTTGTTCAGCTTTTTCGCTGCGATCGTTATTGCCGGGGCATTGTTTAAAATCGAACACTGGCCTGCAGCGGATATCATGATCATTTGCGGTCTCGTTGCGGAGATCATCGTGTTCCTGCTCATGGCCTTCCTCGTGCCCGCGCATGAAGAATACTATTGGGAACGCTTTTTCCCCAACATTACCGAGCACCCCGATGTGGAAGAACGCCGCACCGGTAAGTTCTCGATCACGCCCCTGAGCATGGCCGGCGCCTCCTCCAGCGGTAATGCCGCACTGGACAAACTGGACGACATGCTGGCCAAGGCCGACATCACGCCCGCCAACCTGGGCCGTCTGAGCGAAAACTTCTCCAAACTCAACACGACCGTTACCAAGATGGGTGACATCGGGGACGTCGTTGCCGCTACCGGTGACTACACCGCCCGGACCCGTGAAGCCGCCCAGTCGCTGGTGACCCTGAAAGAAGCTTATTCCAACGCTGCTACTTCGGTTGGGTACTTCAACAGCGCTTCCGAAAGCACGAAGGATTTCCACATACAAGTACAACACCTGACGAAGAACCTCTCCTCGCTGAATACGATCTACGAACTGGAACTCCAGGATACCAACAACCACCTGAAAGCCATGAACGCTTTCTACGGCAACCTGGTCAAGGCATCCCAAGGCATGGAAGGCAGCGTAGAAGAGGCCAAGAAGGTCACTACCCAGATCTCCAACCTGTCGCACAACCTGTCGACGTTGAACCAGATCTATGGGAACATGATCAATGCCATGCACGGCCGCTAGGTTTGACTATATCCTTTGAAATCCAAATTCACTCACGAGTCTTTAAATCCTGAATAGTCATGGCCTTACCAAAAGAGCCCAGGCAAAAGATGATTAACATGATGTATTTAGTGCTGACCGCGTTGTTGGCAATAAATGTATCTGCTGAAATATTGAATGCCTTTAAAACGGTGGACGGTAGCATCAACCGCTCCAACAACCTGATCGATAACAAGAGCAAGAGCGAGCTCACCGCCTTCGACAAGGCCATTAAGGACCAGGGCGAAGCAAAAGTCCTGCCCTTCAAGATGAATGCCTTGGCGGCAGTGGAGATCGAGAAGCGTGCTTCTTCCTTTATCGAGAACCTGAAATTGCAGATTAAGATGGCATCCGGTGGCAAGGCCCCGGATGGCGAGGAGTACAAGGACGACTATATGGACGGTCCTACCCGCATCATGGACAACCAGAAAAAGGGTATAGCCCTGCGGGATTCCATCCTGGCCTGGAGGAACGAGTTGCTGGAACTGGCCCCCAACGGCCGGAAAAGCGTTCTCGAAGAGACCCTCCCCCTGAAACTCGATACCCCCAAGGTAGAGAACAAAGGGAACAGGGATTGGGTCGGCGCTCACTTCCGCATGGTACCGGCCGTTGCTGCCGTCACCATCCTGGACAAGTTTAAAAATGACGTAAAAGCATCCTCCGCATCGATCGTTGAGGACAATTTGTCCCAGATAAATGCGTTAGATATTAAGCTGGACCAATTCGAGCCTTACGTATCCGCCAACTCCCTCTACCTGATGAACGGTCAACAGTTCCAGGCTACGATCGGGGTAGGTGCTTTCAGCAGCGCAGTGAATCCTGAAATTACGGTAGACGGTGCTCCCCTGTCCGTGGCAAATGGTAAAGGGGTTTATTCGGCCACCGCTTCCGGTTCCGGTTCCCACACCCTGCACGTGCACATCCGGATGCGTAAACCCGACAATACCTACCTGGAAAAGGACGAAGACATTACGTATAACGTTGGTTCCTCCACGTTTGCCGTGTCCGCCGACCTCACCAAGGTGCTGTTCCGCGGCATCGACAACCCGATCTCCGTATCCGGGGGCGGTGTAGGCGCCGAAGGGTTGAGTGTATCGGCTTCCAATGGGCCTTGTACCAAGATCGGGGCCGGGAAATATATGCTGAAACCCGGCGAGGGTTCCGAAGACCGGGTAACGGTCACGGCTCACCGCCCGGACGGTTCCACGTCCAACCTGGGTAGCGAATCCTTCCAGGTAAAGGACCTGCCCAATCCGACGGCCTACGTAGGCACTAA
This region of Dinghuibacter silviterrae genomic DNA includes:
- a CDS encoding thioredoxin domain-containing protein, which encodes MNRLATESSPYLLQHAHNPVDWYPYGEEALTRAVAEDKPILVSVGYAACHWCHVMERESFEQQDVAALMNAHFINIKIDREERPDLDHIYMDALQAMTGSGGWPLNLFLTPDGRPFFGGTYFPPVRAYGRLSWKETLQEVARAFAGRRQEIETQADQLTEHLSVSNAFGLSAQPGLVTRSQIDTMYGALMQQADREEGGFGRPPKFPQTFSLLWLIRHAHFTGEQEGLTHALSSLDHLLNGGIYDQLGGGMARYSTDRGWLVPHFEKMLYDNALLVSVLCEAYGCTRETRFRDGIRDVLAFVRREWMTPDGLFCAAWDADSEGVEGKYYTWTKGEIDALLGEDAGTFCRLFGVTEEGNWEGVNILHRPAVVPADEQGLVERCRRILLDARQDRVPPLLDDKQILSWNALMNKAFSQAFAATGEEGYRQTAVEHMTSLLRHYRLVDGLGHVYKNGTVRYPAFLDDYAYLIQALLLLQEITADPVYLREAKDWTEYVVAHFSEPSSGFFFYTHAGQKDVLFRKKEIYDGATPSGNAVMAWNLWYLSVILDQPGWRTRAETMLQGVLQAATRYPTSFGVWADLALQALFGWNEVAIVGHSYAETLQAVLGHYIPNRVLQAGAKGDPSFPLLEGKKAPPEATWIYLCRNYTCAAPVADADALMQQIRRETQ
- the porK gene encoding T9SS ring complex lipoprotein PorK/GldK → MKNQLLGLVAVASLTLASCGKSGQSYKDDGQLRGVAYGKANNLTKPYGMVYVPQGTFHMGPSDEDINYAFTARNRQVSISGFWMDATEITNSEYHQFTNWVRDSIAAKLLGYVKQTDGEEFIDWKRARTIFSKPDKGTTEKLDAMMLTTDNRIFGRREIDADKLVYEYEDFNFKAAAYRKPNEPRSKFIVKEPIKIYPDTLVWVRDFSYSYNEPMAQRYYSHPAYADYPVVGVNWKQATAFCNWRTHYLNSFLESKKKPTESSFRLPTEAEWEYAARGGRSQSLFPWGSYYLRNKKGCLLANFKPGRGNYPEDGALYTARADAYWPNDFGLYNMAGNVSEWTSSLYYEGAYTFMHDMNPDIRWNAQDSDPPRMKRKVIRGGSWKDVGYFLQVGTRAYEYQDTAKSYIGFRCVIDLPAAK
- the porL gene encoding type IX secretion system motor protein PorL/GldL; amino-acid sequence: MLFFKTKRGQSVMNFLFSFFAAIVIAGALFKIEHWPAADIMIICGLVAEIIVFLLMAFLVPAHEEYYWERFFPNITEHPDVEERRTGKFSITPLSMAGASSSGNAALDKLDDMLAKADITPANLGRLSENFSKLNTTVTKMGDIGDVVAATGDYTARTREAAQSLVTLKEAYSNAATSVGYFNSASESTKDFHIQVQHLTKNLSSLNTIYELELQDTNNHLKAMNAFYGNLVKASQGMEGSVEEAKKVTTQISNLSHNLSTLNQIYGNMINAMHGR
- the porM gene encoding type IX secretion system motor protein PorM/GldM is translated as MALPKEPRQKMINMMYLVLTALLAINVSAEILNAFKTVDGSINRSNNLIDNKSKSELTAFDKAIKDQGEAKVLPFKMNALAAVEIEKRASSFIENLKLQIKMASGGKAPDGEEYKDDYMDGPTRIMDNQKKGIALRDSILAWRNELLELAPNGRKSVLEETLPLKLDTPKVENKGNRDWVGAHFRMVPAVAAVTILDKFKNDVKASSASIVEDNLSQINALDIKLDQFEPYVSANSLYLMNGQQFQATIGVGAFSSAVNPEITVDGAPLSVANGKGVYSATASGSGSHTLHVHIRMRKPDNTYLEKDEDITYNVGSSTFAVSADLTKVLFRGIDNPISVSGGGVGAEGLSVSASNGPCTKIGAGKYMLKPGEGSEDRVTVTAHRPDGSTSNLGSESFQVKDLPNPTAYVGTNSGGRMRAAEFRANGGLRAVLENFDFVSGIRFEVTSFTMYCQGGDFNGLQQGTSNSFSFTPVMNLVSKCKPGTAVSFEDIHAKGPDGRTRKLKSVSFLLY